The Sciurus carolinensis chromosome 18, mSciCar1.2, whole genome shotgun sequence genome contains a region encoding:
- the LOC124970668 gene encoding speedy protein E4-like — protein MSDQEISQSEQPPSQPSTSGHLQVVVDDEVAGPSVPWVESGLMTETAGQKRKRESSTESDEELEELDSELNHPWDVDSLCGLKMKLKKRRMDLVLPEHHEVFKRLLEDPVIKRFLAWDKNLRVSDKYLLSMVIAYFSRAGLFSWQYQRIHFFLALYLASDMEEDNQAPKQDIFYFLYGKSYALRPLFHKLRYQFICSMGWNTRVSMEECEKIQAYDPQLWVWGRDRTLLP, from the exons ATGTCAGATCAGGAAATCTCCCAGTCTGAGCAACCGCCTTCCCAGCCCAGCACCTCAGGCCACCTGCAGGTGGTGGTAGATGATGAGGTCGCAGGCCCATCAG TGCCCTGGGTCGAATCTGGCCTCATGACTGAGACCGCTggccaaaagagaaagagggaatccTCCACTGAGTCTGACgaggagctggaggagctggaTAGTGAGCTAAATCACCCCTGGGATGTCGATTCACTGTGTGGCCtcaaaatgaaactcaaaaaaCGGCGAATGGACTTGGTGCTACCAGAACACCATGAAGTTTTTAAGAGGCTACTAG AGGATCCTGTTATCAAAAGATTCCTGGCCTGGGACAAGAACCTGAGGGTGTCTGACAAG TACCTCCTGTCTATGGTGATAGCTTATTTTAGCCGGGCTGGCCTCTTCTCCTGGCAGTACCAACGAATTCACTTCTTCCTGGCCCT ATACCTGGCCAGTGACATGGAGGAGGACAACCAGGCTCCTAAGCAAGacatcttttatttcctctatgGGAAGAGCTATGCCCTGCGTCCCTTGTTCCACAAACTGCGCTATCAATTCATCTGCTCCATGGGCTGGAACACTCGGGTTTCCATGGAGGAGTGTGAGAAG atTCAAGCTTATGATCCGCAGCTCTGGGTGTGGGGCCGAGATCGGACCCTCCTTCCCTAG